A single window of Hymenobacter sp. APR13 DNA harbors:
- a CDS encoding sensor histidine kinase, which yields MKFARSLPLALLLAAFLCFAGAFLSNRYGQTPDVLLRADALRLQKLVRDAEQKAEREATDVLQQAVRGELRFGSLVGRTTYPSFIYQNGQLRYWSDHTTRPQPENVGQSFREKLVDMQFGRYLALRQASGPYVVLTYVPLEKRYGISNRYLREGSEKALFRGLNVRLVTDKKPGLPAIESDEGRYLFSLERLQRNPITGKYIPMALLVVGLLLYLASWLMWARRLFGAGRVLAGSAALLLPLGLLRAVLLPLGLPFSFIELPLFDPRVYAASWLSPSLGDLFINALLLALAAYCGLRLFRHYNPTRWVERLTKTSDRTTVGVVAGVLFFVLLELQFQFYSNSFNNSRVILDITQDISVSGLKLLLTLAIALHTGAYLVGYYLVAQLFSATLGTGKGREGVFGLGLGALLFLPVGVALGQVQVMLVGITLWIFLLLRLTGLRRVAAMGTYQVYLFIFLMLSVSAAVGALALFEHFDRQLVQNKQNLAGNLLTDNDLQGEFLLTERAREIAADPLIRKVLAGPFANPEVVRQKIVKHYLGNYFGKYEVTISFFDAAGRPIGAGQGAETLSQARYRLLQNSTRTDQLNLFLVRGSNSFSTRRYVDFVAVPGAGQGTNTVLLELSLKKLTTYSVVPELLVDQKLFQPGLGAELSYAGYEQDRLVYSEGDFDYVNRLRRQQYNDPRLYRTGLVVGRFHHLAVRDETQHRTVVVTTSTYSFSDWLANFSFLFLLHTFYWLLAMALYLLVRGEYLAVLRTNFSTKIQLFLNFGILVPLVLVSIATASQVTSSYKRDLRRTYERRGRTVQDNLLQNRVLLTDSAGRPALLALADNVASLTETDLNLYDARGQLIVSSQPIMFESGLLGPLMNPQAVAALKERAQPRVLLMERAGSLSFNSLYLPLRAAETEAGQAGRVLGYVGIPFFDSEKELDNKLIELISTLLNIFTGMFIVFLVLTFVASRMLTNPLKLLTQKLRQTTLTGQNETLDYQSDDEIGLLVREYNAMLLKLEESKLELATQEKEAAWREMARQVAHEIKNPLTPMKLSLQFLQRAIQDQRPNLDELIAKVSQTLITQIDVLTDIATSFSTFTNLPAMRPERLDVAPILRRCVELHQGSRPDARIELHLPEEETPTIVFADENLLVRTFNNLLINALQAVPEGRAAQVSAQLSVQSNKRVQISIQDNGAGIPADVREKIFIPNFTTKATGSGIGLAVARRGIESAGGSVWFETEEGTGTTFYIELPLAG from the coding sequence TTGAAGTTCGCCCGTTCCCTACCGCTAGCCCTGCTGCTGGCCGCTTTCCTCTGTTTTGCGGGTGCTTTCCTGAGCAACCGGTATGGACAGACGCCCGACGTGCTGTTGCGCGCCGATGCGCTGCGGCTGCAGAAGCTGGTGCGGGACGCCGAGCAGAAGGCCGAACGGGAAGCCACCGACGTACTGCAGCAGGCAGTCCGGGGCGAGCTGCGCTTCGGCTCGCTGGTGGGCCGCACGACCTATCCGAGCTTCATCTACCAGAACGGCCAGCTGCGCTACTGGTCCGACCACACCACGCGGCCCCAGCCCGAAAACGTCGGCCAAAGCTTTCGGGAAAAGCTGGTGGACATGCAGTTTGGGCGCTATCTGGCGCTGCGCCAGGCCTCAGGCCCCTACGTGGTGCTGACCTATGTGCCGCTGGAAAAACGTTACGGCATCAGCAACCGCTACCTGCGCGAAGGCTCCGAAAAGGCCCTGTTCCGGGGGCTGAACGTGCGGCTGGTAACCGATAAGAAGCCTGGTCTGCCGGCTATTGAATCGGATGAAGGCCGCTACCTGTTCTCACTGGAGCGCCTGCAGCGCAACCCCATCACCGGCAAGTACATCCCGATGGCGCTGCTGGTGGTGGGGCTGCTGCTCTATCTGGCCAGCTGGCTGATGTGGGCCCGGCGGCTGTTCGGGGCGGGGCGCGTGCTGGCCGGCAGCGCGGCGCTGCTGCTGCCGCTGGGCTTGTTGCGAGCCGTGCTGCTGCCGTTGGGGCTGCCGTTTTCCTTTATTGAGCTGCCCTTGTTCGACCCGCGGGTGTACGCGGCGTCGTGGCTGTCGCCCTCGCTCGGCGACCTGTTCATCAACGCGCTACTGCTAGCGCTGGCGGCTTACTGCGGGCTACGGCTGTTCCGGCACTACAACCCCACCCGCTGGGTGGAGCGCCTCACCAAAACCTCGGACCGCACGACGGTAGGCGTGGTGGCCGGGGTGCTGTTTTTTGTGCTGCTGGAGCTGCAGTTTCAGTTCTATTCCAACAGCTTCAACAACTCGCGGGTCATTCTCGACATCACGCAGGATATTTCGGTATCGGGCCTCAAGCTGCTGCTGACGCTGGCTATTGCCCTGCACACCGGGGCCTATCTGGTGGGGTACTATCTGGTGGCGCAGCTGTTCAGCGCCACGCTGGGTACCGGCAAAGGGCGGGAGGGCGTGTTTGGCCTGGGTTTGGGGGCGCTGCTGTTTCTGCCGGTGGGCGTGGCACTGGGGCAGGTGCAGGTGATGCTGGTCGGCATCACGCTCTGGATTTTCCTGCTGCTGCGCCTGACCGGGCTGCGGCGCGTGGCGGCCATGGGCACCTACCAGGTATATCTGTTCATCTTCCTGATGCTCAGTGTCAGCGCGGCCGTGGGGGCGTTGGCGCTGTTCGAGCACTTCGACCGCCAGCTGGTGCAAAACAAGCAGAACCTGGCCGGCAACCTGCTCACCGACAACGACCTGCAGGGCGAGTTTCTGCTTACGGAGCGGGCCCGCGAAATTGCGGCCGACCCGCTGATCCGCAAGGTGCTGGCTGGTCCGTTTGCCAACCCGGAAGTGGTGCGCCAGAAAATTGTGAAGCATTATCTCGGCAACTACTTCGGCAAATACGAAGTCACGATATCGTTTTTTGATGCCGCCGGCCGGCCCATCGGGGCGGGGCAGGGGGCCGAAACCCTGTCGCAGGCGCGGTACAGGCTGCTGCAGAACTCCACCCGCACCGACCAGCTCAACCTGTTTCTGGTGCGCGGCAGCAACTCGTTCAGCACCCGGCGCTACGTGGATTTCGTGGCCGTGCCCGGGGCGGGGCAGGGTACCAACACTGTGCTGCTGGAGCTTAGCCTCAAGAAGCTGACCACCTACAGCGTGGTGCCCGAGCTGCTGGTCGACCAGAAGCTCTTTCAGCCTGGGCTGGGCGCCGAGCTGAGCTACGCCGGCTACGAGCAGGACCGGCTGGTGTACAGCGAAGGGGATTTCGACTACGTGAACCGCCTGCGCCGTCAGCAGTACAACGACCCGCGCCTGTACCGCACGGGGCTGGTGGTGGGCCGCTTCCACCATTTGGCCGTGCGCGACGAAACCCAGCACCGCACGGTGGTCGTCACCACGTCCACCTACAGCTTCTCCGACTGGCTGGCCAATTTCTCGTTTCTGTTTTTGCTGCACACCTTCTACTGGCTGCTGGCCATGGCACTGTACCTGCTGGTGCGCGGCGAGTACCTGGCCGTGCTGCGCACCAACTTCAGCACCAAGATTCAGCTGTTTCTCAACTTCGGGATTCTGGTGCCGCTGGTGCTGGTGAGTATTGCCACGGCCAGCCAGGTAACGTCGTCGTATAAGCGCGACCTGCGCCGCACCTACGAGCGGCGCGGCCGCACCGTGCAGGACAACCTGCTGCAGAACCGCGTCCTGCTCACCGACTCGGCCGGCCGCCCCGCGCTGCTGGCCCTGGCCGACAACGTGGCCTCGCTCACCGAAACCGACCTCAACCTCTACGACGCCCGCGGCCAGCTCATCGTCAGCAGCCAGCCCATCATGTTCGAGTCGGGGCTGCTGGGGCCGCTGATGAACCCGCAGGCCGTGGCGGCGCTCAAGGAGCGCGCCCAGCCGCGGGTGCTGCTGATGGAGCGGGCCGGCTCGCTGTCGTTCAACTCGCTGTATCTGCCGCTACGGGCCGCCGAAACCGAGGCCGGGCAGGCCGGGCGGGTGCTGGGCTACGTGGGCATTCCGTTCTTCGACTCCGAGAAAGAGCTGGACAACAAGCTGATTGAGCTGATTTCGACTCTGCTCAACATCTTCACGGGTATGTTCATCGTGTTTCTGGTGCTCACGTTTGTGGCCTCGCGCATGCTCACCAACCCGCTCAAGCTGCTCACCCAGAAGCTCCGCCAAACCACGCTCACCGGCCAGAACGAAACGCTCGACTACCAGTCGGACGACGAAATTGGGCTGCTGGTGCGCGAGTACAACGCCATGCTGCTCAAGCTGGAGGAAAGCAAGCTGGAGCTGGCCACCCAGGAAAAGGAAGCTGCCTGGCGCGAAATGGCCCGGCAGGTGGCCCACGAAATCAAGAACCCGCTAACGCCCATGAAGCTGAGCCTGCAGTTTCTGCAGCGCGCCATCCAGGACCAGCGCCCCAACCTCGACGAGCTGATTGCCAAGGTGTCGCAGACGCTCATCACCCAGATCGACGTGCTGACCGACATTGCTACCTCGTTCAGCACCTTCACCAACCTGCCCGCCATGCGCCCTGAGCGCCTCGACGTGGCCCCGATTCTGCGCCGCTGCGTGGAGCTGCACCAGGGCAGCCGCCCCGACGCCCGTATCGAGCTGCACCTGCCCGAAGAAGAAACGCCTACCATCGTGTTTGCCGACGAAAACCTGTTGGTGCGCACGTTCAATAATCTGCTCATCAACGCGCTGCAGGCCGTGCCGGAAGGCCGCGCCGCCCAGGTTTCGGCCCAGCTGAGCGTGCAGAGCAACAAGCGGGTGCAGATCAGCATCCAGGACAACGGCGCCGGCATCCCGGCCGACGTGCGCGAGAAAATCTTCATTCCCAACTTCACCACCAAAGCCACCGGCTCCGGTATCGGGCTGGCGGTGGCGCGCCGCGGCATCGAAAGCGCCGGCGGCAGCGTCTGGTTTGAGACGGAGGAAGGCACCGGCACTACGTTCTATATCGAGCTGCCGCTGGCGGGGTAG
- a CDS encoding DUF983 domain-containing protein yields the protein MAPRADSTVAAMLAQKCPRCHRGPLFRYSALHLTRFDDMYESCAVCGQHYEPEVGFYWGAMYISYGFSTLIVVLTGVLLFYLAHDPPVWVYVTAVAVVVVALTPLLFRYARVVMLYFFGGIRYTPRFAESLPLRPAE from the coding sequence GTGGCCCCTCGGGCCGACTCGACGGTGGCGGCCATGCTGGCGCAGAAGTGCCCGCGCTGCCACCGGGGCCCGTTGTTTCGCTACTCAGCGCTGCATCTTACCCGCTTCGACGATATGTATGAAAGCTGCGCGGTCTGCGGGCAGCACTACGAGCCGGAAGTGGGGTTTTACTGGGGAGCCATGTACATCAGCTACGGTTTCTCGACCCTGATTGTGGTGCTGACCGGCGTGCTGCTGTTTTACCTGGCCCACGACCCGCCGGTCTGGGTGTACGTTACGGCGGTGGCCGTAGTGGTTGTTGCCCTGACGCCATTGCTGTTCCGGTACGCCCGCGTGGTGATGTTGTACTTTTTCGGCGGCATCCGCTACACTCCCCGATTCGCTGAAAGTTTGCCGCTGCGCCCCGCGGAATAG